CATAAAGAATTTTGGATACACTCAAAGTAATTCAGACCATACCCTGTTCTTGAAGCGTGATGGAGGAAAAATCACtgcattaattttttatgtggatgacatgGTCATAACTGGGAAGGATACATGAGAGCAACAAAAGCTACAAAAGTACTTGTCTCATGACTTTTAGATGAAAGATTTAAGATCTTTGAAATACTTCGTCGGAATTGAAGTAGCAAGGTCAAAAATTGGTATATTTCTGTCTCAGAGGAAGTATGTGATGGATCTACTCACTAAAACAAGAATGCTTGGATGCAAGCTTGCTGACGCACCTATTAGATGAATCATAAGTTGTGTGAAGACATGGACCGGGTACCTACCAATAAGGAACAATATTAGCACCTTATTGGAATATTGATCTATTTGGCACACACAAGACCAGATATTGCATACGCCGTAAGTATTGttagtcaatttatgcattctcccagtgtttctcataggaatgCAGTTGATCGAATCTTAAGGTACTTATGGCATGTTTGGTATGGCTCACTAAATGGGACTGTGCTATATTGGACTTGAAGCCCATGTTTGGTTAGCAAGAGGACTAACTTAAATGGGATAGTAGAGcccaacagtaaaaaaaaggCCTCACTCGTTCTCCTTATACATAGAAGCTCAAAATGGGTTTGCAAAATAAGCCTTCGCTATATTGAACACGCCTCTCTCCGTTCACGACTCCTTCTCTGCGACTCCGTCTTTGTAACTCCACCTCTCCTTCATTCAACATCGACTCATCTTCTTTGAATCTTCACGCAGGTAAGTTTTTTCTGGTCTTTCCCTTTGGATACCTCTCTTATTCCTTCTTCCATCTCTTTGATTTTTGCAAATCTCCTCAACAATTTTGACTGTGCTATGAGAATCTCTCCTTCCTTTTctctgttattttcttcttctcttctctaatTTTCGTAGAATCTATAgtgacatatatatacatgatgTTAATTGGCAATTAATTTGCAATTGGGTATTTCAGAAAACCTAGAAATTCAGAAGTAGAGTAGACTTTTGGCATGAATCTTGAGTTTATTGAACTTACTGTTTCAGTTTTTATGGATTTCATTACTATCTAATGGATTTCATTACTTACTGGTTCATGTGGGATGATGCATCCTTGTGGTTTAGTGCTAAAAGATTACACAAAGGAAGATTTGTAGTTTTGGAGTttaccaattttcttttttcttggttgGTGATTTGgtgattcattttcttttttctttttctttggccATGTCAAAGCAAagtcaataaaaaaaaaaaatggatgcaataaaaaataaaaaatggatgCGATGGTGTCCTGGCTAGCAGCAAGCAGATTCAAagttattaatttttgtttctcctAGCTAATATCTCTATTAAATCTCCTACCTCCCCTTCCACTATGTCAATTGTCACTCAGTATTTGCGCcattcatttcatttcatactCTCTGTTTTTTGTGTTCATTTAGTCTTTGTGCCATTCATATTGTCTGCTGCACTGCATAGTGTTGTAACAGCTATTTGACATTCAAATtaggaacaaaaaaaagaagttcattTGTCAAGTAATTTCCCGCGATTAAATTTTATTCcgtataaattaattttggcATATTATATGTTGTCTGTCTTGAATTCAATGTGATAGTTTGAAGGTCAATGACTCAAATTATACATAGTTTAATCAATTAACATGGTGATGGTGTTGACATGACAACGATGTTTAAGGTTTAACAGTGAGTGCAGCACATGCAATGTTTATCAAGGCCATGGTAGATCTAACAAAACAACACATATGACCCCTTTTTTCCACTTTAATTATTATTGggcatcaaattcaaatatttgaaGTGTATCTGTCATTTGACAGAGCAATTTGCATCTTGCATGggcatcaaattcaaatatttgaaGTGTATCTGTCATTTGACAGAGCAATTTGCATCTTGCATGAATATAACTTGGTTTTGATCTCTCAAATAAGGAAATGCAATGAATAATATGGTGTTAATCAGCAGCAACATCTTTTGGCAAAAAGTGAAATAATTCTAGaacttttttcttcatatttgttGTGGTATTAGGCACACATTGGTTGATAATTTTTGGTCTATGGGATGAATTTTCTATACTTTGTGAATGGTATTAATTATGGCTTTGCATTAATTACACTGTTTCTATTTGCATATAtgaaactttttgtttttaatttggggTTATTTTACTTTCAGTAGGATTGGTTAAGTGgaataattcttttcttttttgattaaTAGATATGGATCAAAGACGAATATTGTTGATATTATTGTTGGAGATGTGGCATTTAGAGACCATGTGTGCTTGCACGATTCTTGTGCTTATGATGCTAAAAAATATGAGAAGAAATCGAGGACTTTTAGAAAGACGTTCCCTCAATAACCGTTCGTTTGTTAGACATGAGAATCGATTACGTTATTTGAACAGTATATTAGGCAATGATAGAGAATGTGTGAGTGAACTAAGAATGGATTTAAAGACATTTGGTTTATTATGTGATTTGCTTCGCACGGATGGAAGGTTAAAGAATGACGGTTTGGTGACTGTGGAGGAGCAAGTATGTATGTTCTTGCATATGCTTGCTCATCATGTTAAGAATCGTACTATTAGAAATAGATTTGTTCGATCAGGAGAGACTATTAGTAGGTACTTCAATTCCGTGTTACAAGGCATTTTAAGATTACAAGGTAGCCTATTGAGAGTACCGGAACCTGTAGGTGATAACTGCACAGATCATAGATGGAAATGGTTTAAGGTATGTTTATTAtactttggcttttttttctATGATCTGTGCAGCATATAAACTTAATGAAagtttaccctttttttttttttttcctaatagAATTGCTTGGGAGCACTAGATGGAACATACATTAAAGTGCGAGTAGCTGAAACCGAAAAACCGAGATATCGGACTAGAAAGGGAGAAATTGCAACAAATGTGTTGGCCGTTTGCTCACGTGATATGCAATTCATATTTGTGTTGCCGGGTTGGGAGGGATCCGCATCCGACTCTAGAGTCCTTCGAGATGCCATAACTAGGCCTAATGGATTAAGAGTTCCTACCGGTAAGGCCATTAGCTAGTGTCCactttataaa
The Prunus dulcis chromosome 2, ALMONDv2, whole genome shotgun sequence DNA segment above includes these coding regions:
- the LOC117617992 gene encoding uncharacterized protein LOC117617992; translated protein: MDQRRILLILLLEMWHLETMCACTILVLMMLKNMRRNRGLLERRSLNNRSFVRHENRLRYLNSILGNDRECVSELRMDLKTFGLLCDLLRTDGRLKNDGLVTVEEQVCMFLHMLAHHVKNRTIRNRFVRSGETISRYFNSVLQGILRLQGSLLRVPEPVGDNCTDHRWKWFKNCLGALDGTYIKVRVAETEKPRYRTRKGEIATNVNVIERCFGLLKARWGILRSPSFYPIKTQCRIITACCLLHNLIRREMSRDPLEYEINEIEETENVIEGDMVGTIGASDEWTTWRNDLAFQMYNEWQGNANN